A window of the Arenibacter algicola genome harbors these coding sequences:
- a CDS encoding TonB-dependent receptor, whose protein sequence is MKRLLQFLFMVIAWSTQGQKTSGIIAGKVSDATGKPLAYASILLEELKLGVLTDDNGKYSIRKVPQGKHKVLVSFLGYGTRSMNIEVNKDSLYITLDFTLEEAQENLDEVTVNGKTKETELETEGFAVNAVKTKEASLRNIQTNELLNTTVGVKIRQNGGLGSDVSYSLNGLSGNSVRIFIDGIPISTYGNSFNLNSIPPSMIKQIEVYKGVVPGHLADDALGGAINIMLHNDAKTNFNASISYGSFNTLQASVNGLYRLEKSGFTVKASLFHNYSDNDYNVSGRSVVVTGLGGVQTPITAKRFNDAYRSTGGMAQIGYTDVKWADQFFIGITGSDDYKEVQHGAFMTITPYKDRFLESDAILGSINYQKKNLFTKGLDVNINGQIGKRNRAVNDTVAWAYSWNGERAIDFRGDEYQYTWGSQQEGGPTLAKIKRNVASIRTGMSFAVNDHHKMLLNHVYSGIDREDSDALRSVLENTFQGTRDLHKNIYSLTYELTAFDEKLKASLFGKHYQQKTTSVDPAIEQDANGNDVVVNEVVSSNKNYDGYGFATSYAFIPNITLLASAEKAIRLPNETEIFGNDGDNVVANSSIDPESSNNYNLGFRLGSFNIKRHDFTISTNVFTRNIKDRIGLPIETSLNVDDELIVYVNQGSGTSKGIDAQLNYTYNSNFGLNFNISRFDLKIVNQGIEIDVPNTPFFTMNGSLRYSLKDLIQKKSRLNLFYTMYFTGEFSFLTSQGSNTVGDEFFKVPQQLAQDFGLSYVFPNNRLVMSFDIKNIFDKPVYDNLSVQKPGRSFYLKLNYTINKF, encoded by the coding sequence ATGAAAAGATTACTACAATTTTTATTTATGGTCATAGCCTGGTCTACACAAGGCCAAAAAACGTCGGGTATAATTGCGGGTAAAGTAAGTGATGCCACCGGAAAGCCTCTAGCTTATGCCAGCATATTGTTGGAAGAATTAAAGCTTGGCGTTCTTACGGACGACAATGGGAAGTACTCCATCAGAAAGGTACCCCAAGGAAAGCACAAGGTTTTGGTTTCCTTTCTAGGTTACGGTACCCGCTCTATGAATATTGAGGTAAATAAAGACAGCCTTTACATTACCCTTGATTTTACATTAGAAGAGGCACAAGAAAACCTGGACGAAGTAACAGTTAACGGAAAAACCAAAGAGACTGAGTTGGAGACAGAAGGCTTTGCCGTAAACGCCGTTAAAACCAAAGAAGCCAGTTTAAGGAACATTCAAACAAACGAATTATTAAACACTACAGTTGGTGTAAAAATTCGCCAAAATGGAGGTTTAGGTTCTGATGTGAGCTATAGTTTAAATGGATTGTCAGGAAACTCGGTGCGAATTTTCATAGACGGAATTCCTATCTCTACCTATGGTAATTCATTTAATCTAAACAGTATACCCCCTTCCATGATCAAACAAATTGAAGTTTACAAAGGGGTGGTTCCGGGACATTTAGCAGACGATGCCTTGGGAGGAGCTATAAATATAATGCTTCATAATGATGCCAAAACTAATTTCAATGCCTCCATTTCCTACGGATCGTTCAACACCTTACAAGCCAGTGTTAACGGATTGTATCGCTTGGAAAAATCAGGATTTACGGTTAAAGCCTCCCTTTTTCACAACTATTCTGACAATGATTATAACGTTTCGGGCAGAAGTGTTGTAGTTACAGGTTTAGGAGGAGTACAAACCCCAATTACAGCCAAAAGGTTTAACGATGCCTATAGATCTACTGGTGGTATGGCACAAATAGGCTATACTGATGTAAAATGGGCCGACCAATTTTTTATTGGCATTACGGGTTCAGATGACTACAAAGAAGTACAGCACGGAGCCTTTATGACTATTACCCCATATAAAGATAGATTCTTGGAATCTGATGCCATATTAGGAAGTATAAATTATCAAAAGAAAAATCTTTTTACAAAAGGACTCGATGTAAATATAAACGGGCAGATTGGCAAAAGAAATCGGGCTGTTAATGATACGGTTGCCTGGGCCTATAGTTGGAACGGAGAAAGGGCCATTGATTTTAGAGGTGATGAATACCAATACACTTGGGGTTCCCAACAAGAAGGAGGCCCCACCCTGGCTAAGATCAAAAGAAACGTAGCATCAATCAGAACAGGAATGTCCTTTGCCGTTAATGACCATCATAAAATGTTATTGAACCATGTTTACAGCGGAATTGACAGGGAAGACAGTGATGCTTTAAGGTCTGTCTTGGAAAACACATTTCAAGGAACCAGGGACTTGCACAAAAACATTTATTCCTTAACCTATGAGCTAACTGCCTTTGACGAAAAATTAAAAGCCAGTTTATTTGGAAAACATTATCAGCAAAAAACAACTAGTGTTGACCCGGCCATAGAACAGGATGCCAACGGGAACGATGTGGTAGTAAATGAAGTTGTTTCCAGTAATAAAAATTATGACGGATATGGCTTTGCAACTTCTTATGCCTTTATTCCCAATATTACCCTTTTAGCATCCGCAGAAAAAGCTATCCGACTACCAAACGAAACTGAGATATTTGGAAATGACGGAGATAACGTAGTAGCCAATTCAAGCATTGATCCTGAAAGCAGCAACAACTACAACTTAGGATTCAGATTGGGGTCTTTTAACATCAAAAGGCATGATTTTACCATTTCAACCAATGTTTTTACACGAAACATTAAAGATAGGATTGGATTACCAATTGAAACATCCTTGAATGTTGATGATGAATTAATTGTGTATGTAAATCAAGGTAGCGGTACGTCCAAAGGAATAGATGCCCAACTAAATTACACCTACAACAGCAATTTCGGACTTAATTTTAATATATCCCGATTCGATTTAAAAATTGTAAATCAAGGCATAGAAATAGACGTTCCCAACACACCATTTTTTACCATGAATGGGAGTTTGCGCTATTCATTAAAAGACTTAATTCAGAAAAAATCGCGCTTAAACCTATTCTACACCATGTACTTTACGGGAGAGTTTTCATTCTTAACCTCTCAAGGGTCTAACACTGTAGGGGATGAATTTTTTAAAGTCCCACAGCAATTGGCACAGGATTTCGGGCTCAGTTACGTCTTCCCAAACAATAGGTTGGTGATGAGTTTTGACATCAAAAATATATTCGACAAACCTGTATATGATAATTTATCAGTTCAAAAACCAGGAAGATCTTTTTACCTGAAATTAAATTACACAATCAATAAATTTTAA
- a CDS encoding DMT family transporter, with amino-acid sequence MPNVKLNNYLHLHFIVFVWGFTAVIGKLITIDALPLVWYRMLMASLIILAYILIRKFQLKVPPKTLLMLILGGIVVSLHWVTFFMAIKVSNVSIALATMSTGAFFTALLEPFWYGRKMVGYELVFGLIVMLGLYIMFRVEKGFLNGILLALVSSFLSATFSLINGKLTQEQRPSVISFYEVGSGVLFLSIYLVFSGSFDQKFFQLSVNDWMYIFILASVCTAYAFIASVKILKYISPYTVMLTINLEPVYGIILAFLLLGESEKLNPLFYVGALLILTTVVANGILKNRKKLKKTTNGLPSH; translated from the coding sequence ATGCCAAACGTTAAGCTCAATAATTATCTTCACCTACATTTTATAGTTTTTGTCTGGGGCTTTACGGCGGTCATTGGCAAGCTCATAACTATTGACGCCCTTCCTTTGGTATGGTATCGTATGTTGATGGCTTCCTTGATCATTTTAGCCTATATCCTTATAAGGAAATTTCAGTTGAAGGTACCTCCAAAAACCCTGCTGATGCTTATTTTGGGTGGAATTGTGGTATCCTTGCATTGGGTCACCTTTTTTATGGCCATCAAAGTATCCAATGTGTCCATTGCCCTGGCAACAATGTCTACGGGCGCATTTTTTACGGCCCTGTTGGAACCTTTTTGGTATGGCCGGAAAATGGTAGGTTATGAATTGGTTTTTGGGCTGATCGTTATGCTAGGCCTATATATAATGTTTAGGGTGGAGAAGGGTTTTTTAAATGGAATACTATTGGCATTGGTGTCCTCCTTTTTATCTGCCACTTTTTCCTTGATCAATGGTAAATTAACGCAAGAGCAAAGACCGTCTGTTATTTCGTTTTATGAAGTGGGAAGCGGTGTCCTGTTTTTGTCCATATATCTGGTATTCTCCGGTAGTTTCGACCAAAAGTTTTTTCAGTTGTCCGTTAATGATTGGATGTATATATTTATACTTGCTTCAGTCTGTACGGCTTATGCATTCATTGCTTCCGTAAAGATTTTGAAATATATTTCTCCCTATACCGTAATGTTGACAATTAACTTGGAACCCGTATATGGGATAATATTGGCCTTTCTTCTTCTTGGGGAAAGCGAAAAATTGAATCCGCTTTTTTATGTGGGAGCACTTTTGATCTTGACTACCGTGGTCGCCAACGGGATTTTGAAAAATAGAAAAAAATTAAAAAAAACTACTAATGGGTTACCTTCCCATTAA
- the dnaB gene encoding replicative DNA helicase codes for MEKTNPIIGHRIDKSTIISLEKGKIPPQAIDLEEVVLGAMMIDKKGVDEVIDILHPEVFYRDAHRYIYEAIFKLFENSEPVDLLTVSSQLKKDGRLESAGGDFYLIKLTQKVASSAHIEFHARIILQKFIQRSLIKISNEIIEEAYEDSTDVFDLLDTAESKLYDVTQGNLKRSAETAQNLVIQAKKRIEEIAGKEGLSGIPSGFDKLDKLTSGWQPSDLVIVAARPGMGKTALTLSMARNIAVNSNIGVAFFSLEMSSVQLITRLISSETGLSSEKLRTGRLEKHEWEQLNVKVKALETAPLFIDDTPSLSIFDLRAKARRLASQHDIKMIIIDYLQLMTAGGSQKGGNREQEISTISRNLKALAKELNVPVIALSQLSRAVETRGGSKRPILSDLRESGAIEQDADIVSFIYRPEYYKIDEWDDEERSPTAGQAEFIVAKHRNGGLENIRLKFLGHLGKFDNLDDFDSPFEFQSKMNADDDNPFITKNLPNANEAFGSSMNDDSMQDDNDVPF; via the coding sequence ATGGAAAAAACGAACCCCATTATTGGTCATCGAATAGACAAGTCGACCATCATTAGCCTTGAGAAGGGTAAAATACCTCCTCAAGCTATTGATTTAGAGGAAGTTGTGCTCGGAGCAATGATGATTGATAAGAAGGGGGTCGATGAAGTTATAGATATACTGCATCCTGAAGTCTTTTACAGGGATGCCCATAGATATATCTATGAAGCTATTTTTAAGTTGTTTGAAAATTCTGAACCGGTAGATTTATTAACCGTTTCGTCCCAATTGAAGAAGGATGGTAGGTTGGAGAGTGCCGGAGGCGATTTTTATCTTATAAAATTAACCCAAAAAGTAGCTTCTTCCGCACATATTGAGTTTCATGCGCGTATTATCCTTCAGAAATTTATCCAGCGTAGTCTTATCAAGATTTCAAATGAAATAATCGAAGAAGCCTATGAGGATTCTACCGATGTGTTCGACTTATTGGACACTGCTGAATCCAAATTGTACGACGTTACTCAGGGGAACTTAAAGCGTTCTGCCGAAACCGCCCAGAATTTGGTGATACAGGCTAAGAAGAGAATTGAGGAAATTGCAGGTAAGGAAGGGCTTAGCGGTATTCCATCTGGTTTCGACAAATTGGACAAGCTAACTTCGGGATGGCAACCGAGTGACTTGGTTATCGTGGCAGCCCGTCCAGGTATGGGTAAAACAGCCCTTACCCTGTCCATGGCCAGAAATATTGCGGTAAACTCCAATATTGGAGTGGCCTTCTTTTCACTTGAAATGTCTTCAGTTCAATTGATTACCAGATTGATATCCTCGGAGACGGGCCTGTCTTCAGAGAAATTGAGAACAGGAAGATTGGAGAAGCATGAATGGGAACAGTTGAACGTAAAGGTAAAGGCCTTGGAGACTGCACCCTTATTTATTGATGATACCCCTTCGCTTTCTATTTTCGACCTTAGAGCAAAGGCCAGGCGTTTGGCTTCACAGCACGATATTAAGATGATCATTATTGATTATTTGCAGTTGATGACCGCGGGAGGAAGTCAAAAAGGTGGAAACCGTGAACAGGAGATATCAACCATATCCAGAAACTTAAAGGCCTTGGCCAAGGAATTGAACGTTCCTGTAATAGCACTTTCCCAGTTATCACGTGCCGTTGAGACCAGGGGCGGTAGTAAAAGACCAATTTTATCGGATTTGAGGGAGTCCGGGGCAATAGAGCAGGATGCGGATATTGTTTCCTTTATCTATAGACCTGAATATTATAAGATTGATGAATGGGATGATGAAGAACGCTCGCCAACTGCAGGACAAGCCGAATTTATTGTGGCAAAGCACAGAAATGGTGGTTTGGAAAATATCCGTCTTAAGTTCCTTGGGCATCTAGGTAAATTTGACAACTTGGATGATTTTGATTCTCCCTTTGAATTTCAATCGAAAATGAATGCGGATGATGATAACCCCTTCATCACAAAAAACCTTCCCAATGCCAACGAAGCCTTTGGCAGTTCCATGAACGATGATTCCATGCAGGATGATAATGATGTACCTTTTTAA
- the tgt gene encoding tRNA guanosine(34) transglycosylase Tgt: MKFTLQHSDSRTKARAAEIITDHGKIETPIFMPVGTVASVKGVHQKELREEINPDIILGNTYHLYLRPKTEILKQAGGLHKFMNWDRNILTDSGGYQVYSLSDNRKIKEEGVKFKSHIDGSYHVFTPENVMEIQRVIGADIIMAFDECTPYPCDYNYAKRSMHMTHRWLERCIKHLEKTPFAYNYEQTFFPIVQGSTYKDLRRQSAEYIAGVGAEGNAIGGLSVGEPAEEMYAMTEVVCEILPEDKPRYLMGVGTPINILENIALGIDMFDCVMPTRNARNGMLFTAHGTINIKNKKWEDDFSPLDEMGTTFVDHEYSKAYLRHLFAANEYLGKQIATIHNLGFYLWLVRQARRHILAGDFYEWKSVMVKQMDKRL; the protein is encoded by the coding sequence TTGAAATTTACCTTACAACATTCAGACTCAAGGACTAAAGCCAGGGCGGCAGAGATTATTACGGACCACGGCAAGATAGAAACTCCCATTTTTATGCCTGTTGGTACAGTAGCTTCAGTAAAAGGGGTACACCAAAAGGAATTGAGGGAGGAGATAAATCCGGACATTATTTTGGGTAATACATACCATTTGTATTTAAGGCCTAAAACCGAAATACTGAAACAAGCTGGCGGCCTTCATAAGTTTATGAATTGGGACCGAAATATCTTAACGGATAGCGGTGGTTATCAGGTCTACTCCTTGTCGGACAACAGAAAGATAAAGGAAGAAGGGGTTAAGTTTAAATCCCATATTGATGGTTCCTACCATGTGTTTACCCCAGAGAATGTTATGGAGATTCAACGTGTCATAGGTGCAGATATTATTATGGCATTTGATGAATGTACTCCATATCCATGCGATTATAATTACGCGAAAAGATCCATGCACATGACCCATAGGTGGTTGGAGCGCTGTATAAAGCATTTGGAAAAAACTCCTTTTGCATACAATTATGAACAAACCTTTTTTCCAATTGTCCAAGGGTCTACCTATAAGGACCTTAGGAGGCAATCGGCCGAATATATTGCGGGAGTAGGGGCCGAAGGTAATGCCATTGGCGGACTTTCCGTAGGTGAACCTGCGGAGGAAATGTATGCAATGACAGAGGTGGTCTGCGAAATACTGCCAGAAGATAAGCCCAGATATTTAATGGGAGTGGGTACCCCCATCAATATTTTAGAGAACATTGCCTTGGGGATAGATATGTTCGATTGTGTGATGCCTACCAGAAATGCTAGAAATGGAATGCTGTTTACGGCACATGGCACTATCAATATAAAAAATAAGAAGTGGGAAGACGATTTTTCCCCTTTGGACGAGATGGGAACTACCTTTGTAGACCATGAATATTCCAAGGCCTATCTAAGGCACTTGTTCGCTGCGAACGAGTATTTGGGAAAACAAATCGCTACCATTCACAATTTGGGATTTTATTTGTGGTTGGTTCGTCAGGCAAGAAGACATATTTTAGCAGGGGATTTCTATGAATGGAAATCTGTAATGGTAAAACAAATGGATAAAAGACTCTAG
- a CDS encoding LptF/LptG family permease has protein sequence MSIIDKYILKRYLATFFVMLLLFIPIGIMANLAEQIGKMIDNEVPLAEIVMYYWNFTLVIGNLLFPIFLFLSVIFFTSKLANNTEIVAILSSGVSYGRFLRPYLIGASIIAIIMFFMNMFIVPPASVGYNEFKFKYLKKGKQDRVTTNIFNQLNESDYIYVSSFDPARQIGYNFTMERFNEQNTLDFKISAANIRWIEKDTVYRLTSYEKRKLGNGKEIVETKRRLDTIFDFKIDDLTPVSYIAETKNMFELEKFIEVQRKKGASNINSYVLVKYKRWALPIAAFILTIIAVAVSSVKRRGGMGVNLAFGIGVAFIYIFFDKVFGTLAEQSGFSPLWAVIIPNVMFGAIAFYLLQNAKR, from the coding sequence CTGAGCATAATTGATAAATATATTCTAAAGAGATATCTGGCAACCTTCTTTGTGATGTTGTTGCTATTTATCCCTATTGGGATAATGGCAAACTTGGCAGAGCAGATCGGAAAAATGATCGATAATGAGGTTCCACTGGCGGAAATTGTAATGTATTACTGGAATTTTACATTGGTCATCGGAAACCTCTTGTTCCCAATTTTCCTTTTCCTGTCCGTAATCTTCTTTACCTCCAAATTGGCGAACAATACTGAAATTGTAGCGATATTAAGTTCGGGGGTTTCTTATGGGCGATTTTTACGGCCATATCTTATTGGTGCATCTATTATAGCCATAATCATGTTCTTTATGAACATGTTTATTGTGCCTCCGGCAAGTGTGGGGTACAACGAATTTAAGTTTAAATATTTAAAGAAAGGTAAACAGGATAGGGTAACTACCAATATTTTTAACCAGTTGAACGAAAGTGATTATATCTATGTCAGCAGTTTTGATCCTGCCAGACAGATAGGGTATAACTTCACCATGGAGCGTTTCAACGAACAGAACACCTTGGATTTTAAGATATCTGCTGCCAACATCCGTTGGATAGAAAAAGATACGGTCTATCGACTTACTTCCTATGAAAAGAGAAAATTGGGAAACGGTAAGGAGATTGTAGAGACAAAACGCAGATTGGATACTATTTTCGACTTTAAGATAGATGACCTCACTCCGGTTTCCTATATAGCCGAAACCAAGAATATGTTTGAACTGGAAAAGTTTATAGAAGTGCAAAGAAAAAAGGGCGCGTCCAATATAAATAGTTATGTGTTGGTAAAGTATAAGCGTTGGGCCCTGCCCATAGCCGCCTTTATCCTTACCATTATAGCTGTGGCTGTCTCCTCCGTAAAGAGACGTGGCGGTATGGGGGTTAATCTGGCCTTCGGTATTGGGGTGGCATTTATATACATCTTTTTTGATAAGGTTTTCGGGACTCTCGCTGAACAATCTGGATTTTCGCCCCTATGGGCAGTGATCATTCCCAATGTTATGTTCGGGGCCATAGCTTTTTATTTGTTGCAGAATGCCAAACGTTAA
- a CDS encoding acetyl-CoA carboxylase carboxyltransferase subunit alpha → MEYLDFELPIKELEEQLDKCMIIGEESEVDVSETCKQIEKKLVETRKEIYKNLTAWQRVQLSRHPNRPYTLDYIRAICGETFLELHGDRNVKDDKAMIGGLGKIGDQSYMFVGQQKGYNTKTRQLRNFGMANPEGYRKALRLMKSAEKFGIPVVCLIDTPGAYPGIEAEERGQGEAIARNILEMTRLKVPIIVVIIGEGASGGALGIGVGDKVLMLENTWYSVISPESCSSILWRSWEYKEIAAEALKLTATDMKKMKLIDEIVREPVGGAHANRDKTFEIVKNKISSHYEELKKLSPKELVKNRMDKYANMGVFNG, encoded by the coding sequence ATGGAGTATTTAGATTTTGAACTGCCAATTAAAGAGCTGGAAGAGCAATTGGATAAGTGCATGATAATCGGAGAAGAGAGTGAAGTTGATGTTTCTGAAACTTGTAAACAAATAGAGAAAAAACTCGTTGAGACCCGTAAGGAAATATATAAGAATCTTACCGCCTGGCAAAGGGTGCAATTGTCCAGGCATCCTAATAGACCCTATACCTTAGATTATATAAGGGCCATTTGTGGGGAAACCTTTTTGGAATTGCATGGAGATCGCAATGTCAAGGATGACAAAGCAATGATCGGCGGTCTTGGTAAAATAGGAGATCAGAGTTATATGTTTGTTGGTCAACAGAAAGGTTATAATACCAAAACAAGGCAATTAAGAAATTTCGGGATGGCCAACCCAGAAGGGTACAGAAAAGCATTGCGCTTAATGAAGTCTGCCGAAAAATTTGGTATTCCGGTAGTTTGCTTAATAGATACTCCAGGAGCATATCCTGGGATTGAGGCAGAAGAAAGAGGCCAAGGAGAGGCAATTGCAAGGAATATTTTGGAAATGACCCGATTGAAAGTTCCCATTATCGTGGTAATTATTGGCGAAGGCGCTTCTGGAGGGGCATTGGGAATTGGTGTAGGGGATAAGGTATTGATGTTGGAAAATACCTGGTACTCCGTTATTTCGCCAGAATCCTGCTCTTCTATTCTTTGGAGAAGTTGGGAGTACAAGGAAATTGCGGCAGAGGCCTTAAAGCTTACAGCAACGGACATGAAGAAAATGAAGTTGATAGACGAGATTGTTCGTGAACCGGTAGGTGGTGCCCATGCCAATAGGGATAAGACTTTTGAGATCGTAAAAAATAAAATTTCTTCGCATTATGAGGAATTAAAAAAGTTATCACCAAAAGAATTGGTAAAAAACCGAATGGATAAATATGCCAATATGGGTGTATTTAATGGATAA